From a single Toxoplasma gondii ME49 chromosome II, whole genome shotgun sequence genomic region:
- a CDS encoding hypothetical protein (encoded by transcript TGME49_297810), translating into MHCSNSGDSPFHPLSAGFLRTGRIQFRCCFYGSSALPLAHIIHFFLEGPSVHRLFPVVFSTMLRSCARLATAAAAGPARAAARSTAEVPDVLVTFGTQTEKITFVSHPGVMAVSKLLEMDYLTEHRAILTQENVDAIREYDEELANKAQIAVDNNIPVNFQSLDYFDRQEFVEMHKKEEALLKKAREDVLAAPRGQYTVPSYVADYSPIEIPRKYRTDLELTEEMVKVDPALRMQTELRDIITDYLVGGKSKAAASVTGGEKKQIA; encoded by the exons atgcattgcAGTAACTCCGGCGACAGTCCCTTTCACCCGCTCTCAGCTGGTTTTCTTCGAACTGGGCGTATCCAGTTCCGTTGTTGTTTCTACGGCTCCAGTGCGTTGCCTCTCGCCCATATTATACACTTTTTTCTTGAAGGACCTTCTGTGCACCGTCTTTTTCCAGTGGTATTTAGCACAATGCTTCGCTCTTGTGCGCGGCTCGCAACGGCGGCCGCTGCGGGCCCGGCAAGGGCAGCCGCTCGCTCAACCGCCGAAGTTCCGGATGTTCTTGTTACCTTTGGAACCCAGACTGAGAAAATCACCTTTGTCAGCCACCCAG GCGTCATGGCCGTTTCCAAGCTTCTGGAGATGGACTACCTTACCGAGCACCGAGCAATCCTTACACAGGAGAACGTCGACGCCATCCGCGAGTACGACGAAGAACTTGCGAAC AAGGCGCAGATTGCCGTCGACAACAACATCCCGGTGAACTTTCAGAGCCTCGATTACTTCGACCGACAGGAATTTGTTGAAATGcacaagaaggaagaggctCTGCTGAAGAAAGCTCGCGAAGATGTTCTCGCCGCTCCACGAGGACAGTACACAGTCCCCAGCTACGTGGCAGATTACTCACCTATTGAG ATTCCACGCAAGTATCGTACCGACCTCGAGCTGACCGAGGAGATGGTTAAAGTGGATCCGGCTCTTCGCATGCAAACAGAATTACGAGACATAATCACGGACTACCTCGTCGGCGGAAAGAGCAAGGCAGCTGCCTCTGTGActggcggcgagaagaaacagattGCGTGA